In Plasmodium gaboni strain SY75 chromosome 8, whole genome shotgun sequence, one DNA window encodes the following:
- a CDS encoding hypothetical protein (conserved Plasmodium protein, unknown function), which yields MTSVQNKCNSYNELTKYTCHHKNKERLYKTRNLIIYSFSVIISWINSMSICDITVNEYNIYELIKNGVVLLKIIKIYRPHIAVLNIFSKAIKKKCALHNLEKALGIVYKNNPHCYSMVSSLDIYDMKKTKVNLFLIQIFDMFEFQTLKKISTTLLRWYDNSLKMFSLRLNERTINDPFYIKKNNDTQKYTFQMTEGEYRYKKNNEINDKKDDYDNIKENLLNNFQKEVLKDFASYILYKDKEEHNQNKNKIKINHNNNNNDNNNNNNNNNNNNNDNHLYCSSDGDIPHIVKDFSDCIKIFFIFYKYGYILKNELINIIQSDIENNLFYSLKKLLKKLHIPIVIQNIYLNNPCEVVLILQLKYIYNFIMNNDKNLFSNYYIKEKKLYTPYDKRLYLNDKEQKKKNCIPRNNFVHKNKLSPNDNLEKERTEEIRKMFYDKIRKYMKI from the coding sequence ATGACTAGTGttcaaaataaatgtaattCATATAATGAACTTACTAAATATACATGTCACCATAAAAACAAGGAAAGGTTATATAAAACGAgaaatttaattatatattccttCTCAGTTATTATAAGTTGGATTAATAGCATGTCAATATGTGATATAACTGtgaatgaatataatatatatgaacttataaaaaatggTGTAGTgcttttaaaaataataaaaatctATAGGCCTCATATTGCAGttcttaatatattttctaaggcaataaaaaaaaaatgtgcCTTACATAATTTAGAGAAAGCGTTAGGAAttgtttataaaaataaccCTCATTGTTATAGCATGGTATCTTCACTGGATATTTATGATATGAAAAAGACAAAGgttaatttatttttaatacaaatatttgATATGTTTGAATTTCAAAccttaaaaaaaatatctaCTACTTTATTACGTTGGTATGATAATTCCCTTAAAATGTTTTCTTTAAGACTAAATGAAAGAACAATAAATGatcctttttatataaaaaaaaataatgacACACAAAAGTATACTTTTCAAATGACAGAAGGAGAATATAGgtataaaaagaataacgaaataaatgataagaaagatgattatgataatataaaagagaacctattaaataattttcaaAAGGAGGTATTAAAAGATTTTGCATcgtatatattatataaagataaagaAGAGCACAAccaaaataaaaataaaataaaaataaatcataacaataataataatgataataataataataataataataataataataataataatgataacCATTTGTATTGTAGTAGTGATGGGGATATACCCCATATTGTTAAAGATTTTTCTGACTgtatcaaaatatttttcatattttataaatacggttatatattaaaaaatgaacttataaatataatcCAATCAGATATAGagaataatttattttattctttaaaaaaattattgaaaaaattacatatCCCTATTGTcatacaaaatatatatttaaataacCCTTGTGAAGTAGTACTTATTTTACAGctaaaatatatttacaattttattatgaataatgataaaaatttattttctaattattatataaaagaaaaaaagcTATACACACCATATGATAAAAGATTATATCTTAATGATAAggaacaaaaaaaaaaaaattgtataCCAAGAAATAACTTTGTACATAAGAAT